One Fuerstiella marisgermanici DNA window includes the following coding sequences:
- a CDS encoding thermonuclease family protein has product MPHLRRPTPGMMALCIIIILAAFRLAGSTQVQNASGTNERRTVTVQTVLDGDTFITTTGERVRLLGIDAPEVAHHDTVLEPFGTEATEWLAERILNTDVQLHIGIEGTDRYGRTLAWVYTADGAFINQEALSGGYAELLDRFGLPLQLEASLRQATAEAQVAGRGLWGRKQ; this is encoded by the coding sequence ATGCCACATCTGCGACGTCCCACGCCCGGCATGATGGCGTTGTGCATCATCATCATCCTGGCGGCATTCCGACTCGCCGGGAGCACGCAGGTTCAGAATGCGTCTGGGACGAATGAACGGCGAACGGTGACTGTGCAAACAGTTCTCGACGGTGACACCTTCATCACGACGACCGGCGAACGCGTGCGACTGCTGGGAATCGATGCGCCTGAGGTGGCACATCACGACACAGTACTGGAACCGTTCGGCACGGAAGCGACCGAGTGGCTGGCGGAGCGCATTTTGAATACGGACGTACAGCTACACATCGGAATCGAAGGTACGGACCGCTACGGACGAACTCTGGCGTGGGTTTATACTGCTGACGGAGCGTTCATCAATCAGGAAGCGTTGTCCGGCGGATACGCTGAGTTGCTGGACCGATTTGGCCTGCCATTACAACTGGAAGCGTCACTCAGGCAAGCCACCGCAGAAGCTCAAGTGGCTGGTCGAGGTCTTTGGGGGCGAAAGCAATGA
- a CDS encoding HTTM domain-containing protein: protein MNPSKPQSALNRFFFAEEVPFGMAIMRIVTPLVASIPMWLRFPRVRELYTTDGAPAQLFELFGEGTILPVLPPGIAVPLYGVMLLTMFMAVIGFRTRLSLFLAVPLYVYFGLLDAVGTMTKYNVIASHLMLLLAVSNAGAIWSVDAILKRRSEGSGFDPQPPKFPVWPARLTQLLFCYVYFGAGMTKIQTEGFFSGEQMRYWMLSNWNYDNPIGETMAMWSPLLLIGAYVAVVWEILFGFLVFQKRSRLVILGMGIMFHFMTWVTLGLKIFPSICVSGYFAYIMQDDFLKIRHWVRRWVPTSLPRPGRLMEVTVSRIPKLVPAGVAWVCVIAASAIVSTEAELQMDLYGVNNPNGRMQLQKMDADVARTMIRDEQKVREQDKFFSFDIGSFSVGNQLANRRTVYEYGDSILAQCNLNPPHEDLWVECLLQDEEGRMIEQFGQFVTRDMLRANFTYHIGNKLLPGKYQMVLRSANKDIYRRPFELIGEAPEQAMAAGVLTN from the coding sequence ATGAACCCCAGCAAACCGCAATCGGCACTGAATCGTTTCTTCTTCGCCGAAGAAGTCCCCTTTGGTATGGCGATCATGCGCATCGTAACGCCACTCGTGGCGTCGATTCCGATGTGGTTGCGATTCCCCCGCGTTCGCGAACTGTACACAACAGACGGCGCGCCGGCTCAGTTGTTTGAACTGTTCGGCGAAGGCACCATCCTGCCGGTACTTCCGCCGGGGATCGCCGTGCCGTTGTACGGCGTAATGCTGCTGACAATGTTTATGGCTGTGATTGGGTTTCGCACACGGCTGTCGTTGTTTTTGGCGGTTCCGTTGTATGTCTACTTCGGTCTGCTGGACGCTGTCGGCACGATGACGAAGTACAACGTCATCGCCTCACACCTGATGCTGTTACTGGCCGTCTCCAACGCCGGAGCGATCTGGTCGGTCGACGCGATTCTGAAGCGTCGCAGCGAAGGCAGTGGATTCGACCCTCAGCCACCGAAGTTCCCCGTCTGGCCCGCTCGGCTAACGCAATTATTGTTCTGCTACGTGTACTTCGGTGCAGGCATGACAAAGATTCAGACGGAAGGATTCTTCAGTGGCGAACAAATGCGTTACTGGATGCTAAGCAACTGGAACTACGACAACCCCATCGGCGAAACGATGGCGATGTGGTCGCCACTTTTGCTGATCGGTGCTTATGTTGCTGTCGTGTGGGAAATCCTGTTTGGCTTCCTGGTGTTTCAGAAACGTAGCCGACTGGTGATTTTGGGAATGGGTATCATGTTCCACTTCATGACGTGGGTTACACTGGGCTTGAAGATATTCCCGTCCATTTGCGTGAGTGGTTATTTCGCCTACATCATGCAGGACGACTTTCTGAAAATCCGCCACTGGGTACGACGATGGGTGCCGACTTCCTTGCCGCGACCGGGACGGCTGATGGAAGTTACGGTATCGCGAATACCGAAACTGGTGCCTGCCGGAGTGGCGTGGGTTTGCGTCATCGCCGCGTCGGCCATTGTGTCGACAGAAGCTGAACTGCAGATGGACCTGTACGGCGTGAACAACCCCAATGGCCGGATGCAGTTGCAGAAGATGGATGCCGATGTGGCTCGCACGATGATCCGCGACGAACAGAAAGTTCGTGAGCAGGACAAGTTCTTCAGCTTCGACATTGGCTCTTTTTCTGTTGGCAATCAGCTCGCCAACAGACGCACCGTGTACGAGTACGGAGATTCGATTCTGGCTCAGTGCAATCTTAACCCGCCGCATGAAGACCTTTGGGTGGAATGTCTGTTGCAGGATGAGGAAGGCCGTATGATCGAACAGTTCGGCCAGTTTGTCACACGCGACATGCTGCGAGCCAACTTCACGTACCACATTGGCAACAAGCTGTTGCCGGGCAAATATCAGATGGTGCTTCGCAGCGCCAACAAGGACATTTACCGCCGTCCGTTTGAACTGATCGGTGAGGCTCCCGAGCAGGCGATGGCCGCCGGAGTGCTAACCAACTGA
- a CDS encoding alpha/beta hydrolase family protein, with amino-acid sequence MLNASTLVFKSVRHAAAFLLLLAMISPASAQPEGYNYDESKVPDYELPEVLKTEAGKTVETAEQWTNQRRPEVLRLFEQHVFGRVPEKLTTIRTRVRSRNDDAVGGKAIRREITVFFTADDDGPSMDILLYTPKSATKAVPCFLGYNFHGNHSIDPDPAIHITESWVRNDKDRGNIDHKATEASRGKSSSRWPVEMIVSRGYGLATIYYGDVDPDTDDGFKNGIHAVTEADRGDAERAGDAGGSISAWSLGLSHALDVLTQDSLVDGDRVAVFGHSRLGKTSLWAGATDPRFAMVISNDSGCGGAALARRRFGETVKRINTSFPHWFCKNHRQYNDNEDAMPVDHHMLMALMAPRPVYVASAQEDTWADPRGEMLSLYHAGPVYALFGRKGLPTAEMPDVNKPIHTDVGYHIRTGKHDVTDFDWTQYMNFADQHLK; translated from the coding sequence ATGCTAAACGCTTCCACGCTTGTGTTCAAATCTGTTCGCCACGCCGCCGCGTTTCTATTGTTGCTTGCCATGATATCGCCAGCGAGTGCTCAGCCTGAAGGCTACAACTACGACGAATCGAAAGTGCCTGACTACGAACTGCCCGAGGTCCTGAAAACAGAGGCCGGCAAGACAGTTGAAACGGCCGAACAATGGACGAATCAGCGACGCCCGGAAGTGCTGCGTCTGTTTGAACAGCATGTGTTCGGTCGAGTGCCAGAAAAGCTAACAACCATTCGAACTCGCGTCCGTTCTCGCAATGACGACGCCGTGGGCGGGAAGGCAATTCGCCGTGAGATCACCGTCTTCTTTACAGCCGACGACGACGGCCCATCGATGGATATTTTGCTTTATACGCCGAAGTCTGCAACGAAGGCTGTGCCCTGTTTTCTGGGCTACAACTTTCATGGCAACCATTCCATCGATCCCGATCCAGCAATTCACATTACCGAATCATGGGTCCGCAACGACAAGGATCGAGGCAATATCGACCACAAAGCGACGGAAGCATCGCGTGGAAAAAGTAGCAGCCGCTGGCCCGTTGAGATGATTGTTTCACGCGGCTATGGCTTGGCGACGATTTATTATGGCGATGTTGATCCCGACACTGACGATGGGTTCAAAAACGGAATCCACGCCGTCACGGAAGCTGATCGAGGCGACGCCGAAAGAGCAGGCGATGCGGGCGGCTCGATCAGCGCGTGGTCGTTGGGTTTGAGTCACGCATTGGACGTGCTAACACAGGATTCGCTTGTAGACGGTGATCGCGTGGCCGTGTTTGGGCATTCGCGCTTGGGCAAAACTTCCCTATGGGCCGGAGCGACCGATCCACGATTTGCGATGGTGATTTCAAACGATTCCGGCTGCGGTGGAGCGGCTCTCGCTCGGCGGCGATTCGGCGAAACGGTTAAGCGAATCAACACGTCTTTCCCTCATTGGTTCTGCAAAAACCATCGGCAGTACAACGACAACGAGGATGCGATGCCCGTCGACCACCACATGCTGATGGCGTTGATGGCACCGCGTCCGGTTTATGTCGCTAGCGCCCAGGAAGATACATGGGCCGACCCGAGGGGGGAAATGCTTTCGCTATACCACGCCGGACCTGTGTATGCGTTGTTCGGCCGCAAAGGCCTGCCGACAGCCGAGATGCCGGACGTGAACAAGCCGATTCATACGGATGTTGGCTATCACATTCGCACGGGAAAACACGACGTGACAGACTTCGACTGGACGCAATACATGAACTTCGCAGACCAACACCTTAAGTAG